In Fusobacterium hwasookii, a single window of DNA contains:
- a CDS encoding SLC13 family permease, whose protein sequence is MNDVTITLLFLAFTIILYVTEKIPLALTSMIVCVGLNLTGVLTIKEAFEGFVNGNVILFVAMFIVGGALFETGMASDIGGVITKFAKTEKQLIIAIMVIVGMLSGVLSNTGTAAVLIPVVVGVAAKSGFARSKLLMPLVFAAALGGNLSLIGAPGNMIANTALESVNMSFGFFEYAKVGLPMLIAAIIFYSTIGFKLLPNHKGDEKELAYNENDEGIEKAKWKKIFSLVVMIFTIIAMIFEEKIGIKLQISACIGAIVLVLFKVISEEEAYNSIDTKTIFLFGGSLSLATALQKTGAGTVIADTIISRLGENPSPYILLLVILILSSVMTNFMSNTATTALLVPIGLSIATRINADPRAVLMAMVIGGSCAYATPIGMPANTMVINIGNYKFKDYVIAGGPLVIISVIISAILLPIFFPFY, encoded by the coding sequence ATGAATGATGTGACAATTACACTTTTATTTTTGGCTTTTACAATTATTTTATATGTAACTGAAAAAATTCCATTGGCACTGACATCAATGATAGTTTGTGTTGGTTTAAACTTAACTGGTGTTTTAACAATAAAAGAAGCATTTGAAGGCTTTGTTAATGGTAATGTTATTCTTTTTGTTGCAATGTTTATTGTTGGAGGAGCTTTATTTGAAACAGGTATGGCAAGTGACATTGGAGGAGTGATTACAAAATTTGCTAAAACAGAAAAACAATTAATTATTGCAATTATGGTTATAGTAGGTATGTTATCAGGAGTTTTATCAAATACTGGAACAGCTGCAGTATTAATTCCTGTTGTAGTTGGTGTAGCTGCAAAATCTGGTTTTGCTCGTTCAAAACTGTTAATGCCTTTAGTCTTTGCTGCTGCATTAGGAGGAAATTTATCTCTGATTGGAGCACCTGGAAATATGATTGCCAATACAGCCTTAGAGAGTGTAAACATGTCATTTGGTTTCTTTGAATATGCAAAAGTAGGACTTCCTATGCTTATAGCTGCAATTATATTTTATTCAACAATAGGTTTTAAATTATTGCCTAATCATAAAGGAGATGAAAAAGAATTAGCTTATAATGAAAATGATGAAGGAATAGAAAAAGCTAAATGGAAAAAAATATTTTCATTAGTCGTTATGATTTTTACAATTATAGCAATGATATTTGAAGAAAAAATAGGTATAAAATTACAAATAAGTGCTTGTATAGGAGCAATAGTTTTAGTTTTATTTAAAGTTATTAGTGAAGAAGAAGCATACAATTCAATAGATACAAAAACAATATTCTTATTTGGAGGTTCTCTATCATTGGCTACTGCTCTTCAAAAAACAGGAGCAGGAACTGTAATAGCAGATACAATAATATCTCGTCTTGGAGAAAATCCATCACCTTATATCTTATTACTTGTAATATTAATACTTTCAAGTGTTATGACAAATTTTATGTCAAATACTGCAACAACAGCTTTATTAGTTCCAATTGGTTTATCAATAGCTACAAGAATTAATGCTGATCCAAGAGCTGTTTTAATGGCTATGGTTATAGGTGGCTCTTGTGCTTATGCAACTCCAATTGGAATGCCTGCAAATACAATGGTTATTAATATAGGAAATTACAAATTTAAAGACTATGTTATAGCTGGTGGACCATTAGTAATAATTTCAGTAATTATAAGTGCAATTTTATTACCAATATTTTTCCCATTTTATTAA
- the ttdA gene encoding L(+)-tartrate dehydratase subunit alpha, with product MNKEKLVEKMTDTMAKLIDYSGKILPDDVYQKLEELGSKEESSLAKTIYQTMFENQKLAKELSRPCCQDTGVLQFFVKCGTNFPLIGEIETILKEAVIKATKEAPLRHNSVETFDEYNTGKNVGKGTPTVFWEIVPNSDKCEIDSYMAGGGCTLPGKAMVLMPGAGYEGVTRFVLDVMTSYGLNACPPLLVGVGVATSVETAALLSKKALMRPLGEHSSNERAAYMEKLLEDGINSIGLGPQGMSGKYSVMGVHIENTARHPSAIGVAVNVGCWSHRKAHIIFDSELNYSITSHKEAKI from the coding sequence ATGAATAAGGAAAAACTAGTAGAAAAGATGACTGATACTATGGCAAAATTAATAGATTATTCTGGAAAAATTTTACCAGATGATGTATATCAAAAATTAGAAGAGTTAGGTAGCAAAGAAGAGAGTAGTTTAGCTAAAACGATTTATCAAACAATGTTTGAAAATCAAAAATTAGCTAAGGAATTAAGTAGACCTTGTTGTCAAGATACAGGAGTTTTACAATTCTTTGTAAAATGTGGAACTAACTTCCCACTTATAGGAGAAATAGAAACTATTTTAAAAGAAGCAGTTATAAAGGCAACTAAGGAAGCTCCACTTAGACATAATAGTGTAGAAACATTTGATGAATACAATACAGGAAAAAATGTTGGAAAAGGAACTCCCACTGTTTTTTGGGAAATAGTTCCTAACTCAGATAAATGTGAAATAGATAGTTATATGGCTGGTGGAGGTTGTACTTTACCAGGTAAAGCAATGGTTCTTATGCCAGGTGCAGGGTATGAAGGAGTAACTAGATTTGTTTTAGATGTTATGACAAGTTATGGACTAAATGCTTGTCCTCCTCTTCTAGTTGGTGTTGGAGTAGCAACTTCTGTTGAAACAGCTGCTCTACTTTCAAAAAAAGCATTGATGAGACCATTAGGAGAACATAGTTCTAATGAAAGAGCTGCATATATGGAGAAATTATTAGAAGATGGTATTAACAGCATTGGCTTAGGTCCACAAGGAATGTCAGGAAAATATTCTGTAATGGGTGTTCATATCGAAAATACTGCAAGACACCCTTCTGCTATTGGAGTAGCAGTAAATGTTGGTTGCTGGTCACATAGAAAAGCTCATATAATTTTTGATAGTGAATTAAACTATTCTATTACTTCACATAAGGAGGCTAAGATATAA
- the ttdB gene encoding L(+)-tartrate dehydratase subunit beta — MAKKILKTPISDEDLKDINIGDIVYLTGHIVTCRDVAHRRLIEEKRELPVKLEGGAIFHAGPIVRTIDENKETYQMVSIGPTTSMRMEKFEEEFIKETGVKLIVGKGGMGEGTMKGCKDYKAIHCVFPAGCAVIAATQVEEIESANWKDLGMPETLWKCRVNELGPLIVSIDTKGRNLFEENKIIFNERKEKAFEEISKHVGFIK; from the coding sequence ATGGCTAAGAAAATTTTAAAAACACCTATAAGTGATGAAGATTTAAAAGATATAAATATTGGAGACATTGTTTATTTAACAGGGCATATTGTTACTTGTCGTGATGTAGCACACCGTAGATTAATAGAAGAAAAAAGAGAACTTCCTGTTAAACTTGAAGGAGGAGCTATTTTTCATGCAGGTCCAATAGTTAGGACAATAGATGAAAATAAAGAAACTTATCAAATGGTTTCAATAGGTCCTACAACAAGTATGCGTATGGAAAAATTTGAAGAAGAATTTATTAAAGAAACTGGAGTTAAATTAATTGTTGGAAAAGGAGGTATGGGGGAAGGAACAATGAAGGGCTGCAAAGATTATAAAGCTATACATTGTGTTTTTCCAGCAGGCTGTGCAGTTATTGCAGCAACACAAGTTGAAGAAATAGAAAGTGCCAACTGGAAGGATTTAGGTATGCCTGAAACACTTTGGAAATGTAGAGTAAATGAATTAGGTCCTCTAATAGTTTCAATAGATACTAAGGGAAGAAATCTATTTGAAGAAAACAAAATAATATTTAATGAAAGAAAAGAAAAAGCTTTTGAAGAAATTTCTAAACATGTTGGATTTATAAAATAA
- the minE gene encoding cell division topological specificity factor MinE: protein MLGMLSNIFKKETSKDDAKNRLKLVLIQDRAMLPSGVLENMKDDILKVLSKYVEIEKSKLNIDICPYDDDPRKIALVANIPIVKASSVKK from the coding sequence ATGTTAGGAATGTTAAGTAATATATTTAAAAAAGAAACTTCAAAAGATGATGCAAAAAATAGATTAAAATTAGTTTTGATTCAAGATAGAGCAATGTTACCATCAGGTGTTTTAGAAAATATGAAAGATGATATATTAAAAGTTTTATCAAAATATGTTGAGATTGAAAAATCTAAATTAAACATTGATATATGCCCTTATGATGATGATCCTAGAAAAATTGCACTGGTTGCAAATATACCAATTGTAAAGGCTAGTAGTGTAAAAAAATAA
- the minD gene encoding septum site-determining protein MinD — protein MGARVIVVTSGKGGVGKTTTTANIGAGLAEKGHKVLLVDTDIGLRNLDVVMGLENRIVYDLVDVIEERCRISQALIKDKRCPNLVLLPAAQIRDKNDVSPEQMKNLIDSLKTSFDYILIDCPAGIEQGFKNAIVAADEAIVVTTPEVSATRDADRIIGLLEASGIKEPRLVINRIRIDMVKDKNMLSVEDILDILAIKLLGVIPDDESVVISTNKGEPLVYKGDSLAAKALKNIASRIEGIDVPLLDLDIKMSLLDKIKFVLKR, from the coding sequence ATGGGAGCAAGAGTTATTGTAGTTACCTCTGGAAAAGGAGGAGTTGGAAAAACAACAACAACTGCAAACATAGGTGCAGGTCTTGCAGAAAAAGGGCATAAGGTATTACTTGTTGATACAGATATTGGCCTAAGAAACCTAGATGTTGTAATGGGTTTAGAAAATAGAATAGTTTATGATTTGGTAGATGTTATAGAAGAAAGATGTAGAATCAGTCAAGCTCTTATAAAAGATAAAAGATGTCCTAATTTGGTTTTATTACCAGCAGCACAAATAAGAGATAAGAATGATGTAAGTCCTGAACAAATGAAAAATCTTATAGATTCTTTAAAAACAAGCTTTGATTATATTTTGATTGATTGTCCAGCAGGAATAGAACAAGGTTTTAAAAATGCAATAGTTGCAGCAGATGAAGCTATTGTTGTTACAACACCAGAAGTATCAGCAACAAGAGATGCCGATAGAATAATTGGCTTACTAGAAGCTTCTGGAATAAAAGAACCAAGACTTGTTATTAATAGAATAAGGATTGATATGGTAAAAGATAAAAATATGTTAAGTGTAGAAGACATACTTGATATATTAGCAATAAAATTACTAGGGGTAATTCCAGATGATGAATCTGTTGTTATTTCTACTAATAAAGGGGAACCACTTGTATACAAGGGAGATTCACTAGCAGCTAAAGCCTTAAAAAATATAGCTAGTAGAATAGAGGGGATAGATGTGCCACTATTAGATTTAGATATAAAAATGAGCTTACTGGATAAAATAAAATTTGTATTGAAAAGGTGA
- a CDS encoding septum site-determining protein MinC: MSNYVIIKGKNDRLVIALNPDVDFLDICDILKTKILEAKNFIGNSRMAIEFSGRTLTNDEENTLIGIITNNSNIVISYIFSKQEKQEQEIDLESLNPLIEEGKTHFFRGTLRSGAKIESDGNVVVLGDVNPSSIIKARGNVIVLGHLNGTVYAGLGGDDRAFIGAIYFNPIQLTIGMKTITDIQDEILDSSRVDKKSRFKVARIVNQEIVVEELI; this comes from the coding sequence ATGAGCAACTATGTAATAATAAAAGGAAAAAATGATAGATTGGTAATCGCTTTAAATCCAGATGTAGATTTTTTAGATATATGTGATATTTTAAAAACAAAAATATTAGAGGCTAAGAATTTTATTGGTAATAGTCGTATGGCCATTGAATTTAGTGGACGTACTTTAACTAATGATGAGGAAAATACTCTTATAGGTATTATTACAAATAATAGTAATATAGTCATATCTTATATTTTTTCTAAACAAGAAAAGCAAGAGCAAGAAATAGATTTAGAGAGTTTAAATCCATTGATAGAGGAAGGAAAAACACATTTTTTTAGAGGTACACTTAGATCAGGAGCTAAAATAGAATCTGATGGTAATGTTGTTGTGCTTGGAGATGTAAATCCATCTTCTATAATTAAAGCAAGAGGGAATGTTATAGTTCTTGGTCATCTTAATGGTACTGTATATGCTGGTTTAGGTGGAGATGATAGAGCATTTATAGGGGCTATCTATTTTAATCCAATTCAGCTTACTATTGGTATGAAAACTATAACTGATATTCAAGATGAAATTTTAGATTCATCAAGAGTTGACAAAAAAAGTAGATTCAAAGTTGCACGTATAGTGAACCAAGAAATAGTTGTTGAGGAGTTGATATAG
- a CDS encoding nitronate monooxygenase: MKNNKICEMLGIKYPVFQGAMAWVSGGELAGAVSRDGGLGIIAGGGMEPELLREHIRKAKAITTNPFGVNLMLLRPDVEQQLDVCIEEGVKVITTGAGNPGAFMDKLKAANIKVIPVIPTVKLAERMEKIGADAVIVEGTESGGHVGTLTTMALLPQVVKAVNIPVIAAGGIASGKQFLAALAMGADAIQCGTIFLTAKECLIHQNYKNLILKAKDRSTIVTGTSTGHPVRVIENKLAKEMIELERNGAPKEEIEKLGTGSLRLAVVDGDVERGSFMSGQVAAMVNDERTTKEILEFLMYDLKLETEVLKRRLENWDI, encoded by the coding sequence ATGAAAAACAACAAAATTTGTGAAATGTTAGGAATTAAGTATCCAGTATTTCAAGGAGCTATGGCTTGGGTTTCTGGTGGGGAATTAGCAGGAGCAGTTTCAAGAGATGGAGGACTTGGAATTATTGCTGGTGGAGGAATGGAGCCAGAACTTTTAAGAGAACATATAAGAAAAGCAAAGGCTATCACAACTAATCCATTTGGAGTAAACTTAATGCTTTTACGTCCTGATGTCGAGCAACAACTAGATGTTTGTATTGAAGAAGGAGTAAAAGTTATAACTACTGGTGCTGGAAATCCAGGAGCTTTTATGGATAAATTAAAAGCAGCTAATATAAAAGTTATACCGGTTATTCCAACTGTAAAATTAGCAGAAAGAATGGAAAAAATTGGAGCAGATGCAGTTATAGTTGAAGGAACAGAAAGTGGAGGACATGTTGGAACTCTAACAACTATGGCATTACTTCCACAAGTAGTTAAAGCAGTAAATATACCAGTTATTGCAGCAGGGGGAATTGCTAGTGGAAAACAATTTTTAGCAGCCTTAGCTATGGGAGCAGACGCTATTCAATGTGGAACTATATTCTTAACAGCAAAAGAATGTTTAATTCATCAAAATTATAAAAATCTTATCTTAAAAGCTAAAGATAGATCAACTATTGTTACAGGAACTTCAACAGGACATCCTGTAAGAGTTATAGAAAATAAATTAGCAAAAGAAATGATAGAACTTGAAAGAAATGGAGCACCTAAAGAAGAAATTGAAAAATTAGGAACAGGAAGTTTAAGACTTGCAGTTGTTGATGGAGATGTTGAAAGAGGAAGTTTCATGTCAGGACAAGTTGCTGCTATGGTAAATGATGAAAGAACAACAAAAGAAATTTTAGAATTTTTAATGTATGATTTAAAACTTGAAACAGAAGTTTTAAAAAGAAGACTAGAAAACTGGGATATTTAA